In Marinobacter sp. ANT_B65, the following proteins share a genomic window:
- the thiI gene encoding tRNA uracil 4-sulfurtransferase ThiI, with amino-acid sequence MKLLIRPAPEVAIKSKPVRRQQMRHLRQNVRKLLARLDPEIIVDGSWDRVDVDVPESRSLEGPVVDALLRIPGISTIQEIVAFPFLSLDDVADKTAAAYTGRLDGKTFAVRVRRNGKHDFRSIDLERSVGAALLQASPGARVDLKSPEVLVRIEVRDDQFHIAHRRHSGLGGYPLGSAENVLTLMSGGYDSSVAAYLMLRRGIRSHFLFFNLGGVAHEVGVRQVVHYLWDRYGASHGAKFISVPFDGVVEEIMGSVSHRHWGVVLKRQMLKAASEIARNNNASALVTGDAAGQVSSQTLTNLNVVDRASDEVVLRPLIVMDKETIIGIAREIGTESYARTMPEYCGVISQKPATRARLHRVEEDEAAMDPEVLVRAIEAREETPVSELLETTTTPEDVDLVKTPGVRDVIIDVRHPAEGEQSPLQLTGNEILTIPFYELSRKMQELPANRQYLLYCDRGTMSRMHAVNLKAEGHGNIKVYAPGS; translated from the coding sequence ATGAAACTGCTTATTCGTCCTGCCCCGGAAGTTGCAATCAAGAGCAAGCCTGTTCGTCGGCAACAGATGCGTCATTTGCGCCAGAATGTCCGTAAACTTCTGGCTCGCCTGGATCCCGAAATTATTGTGGATGGTAGCTGGGACAGGGTGGACGTGGATGTTCCCGAAAGCAGAAGTCTGGAGGGGCCGGTGGTTGATGCGCTTTTACGTATTCCCGGTATTTCCACCATTCAGGAAATTGTGGCGTTTCCGTTTCTCAGTCTTGATGATGTAGCAGACAAAACCGCTGCAGCCTATACAGGTCGTCTCGACGGCAAAACCTTTGCTGTCCGGGTCCGGCGCAATGGTAAACATGATTTTCGCTCAATTGATCTGGAGCGTTCGGTAGGTGCTGCTCTGTTGCAGGCATCTCCAGGTGCCCGTGTCGATTTGAAGTCACCTGAAGTGCTGGTTCGTATCGAAGTACGGGATGATCAGTTCCACATTGCCCACCGCAGGCACAGTGGCCTGGGCGGTTATCCTCTGGGTAGTGCCGAGAACGTACTGACATTGATGTCAGGAGGTTACGATTCTTCAGTAGCTGCTTACCTGATGTTGCGACGGGGCATACGCAGCCACTTCCTGTTTTTCAACCTGGGTGGTGTGGCCCACGAGGTGGGTGTTCGGCAGGTGGTTCACTATCTGTGGGATCGCTACGGAGCCTCTCACGGCGCAAAGTTTATTTCCGTGCCTTTTGATGGTGTGGTGGAAGAAATCATGGGATCCGTCAGTCATCGGCACTGGGGTGTGGTGCTGAAGCGGCAGATGCTGAAGGCGGCCAGTGAAATTGCGCGGAATAACAATGCTTCCGCGCTGGTGACGGGTGATGCTGCGGGCCAGGTGTCGAGCCAGACCCTGACCAATCTGAACGTAGTGGACCGGGCGAGTGATGAGGTAGTTCTGCGGCCCTTGATTGTCATGGACAAGGAAACCATCATCGGTATTGCCCGGGAAATTGGTACAGAATCTTACGCTCGTACTATGCCCGAGTACTGTGGAGTGATATCCCAGAAGCCCGCAACCCGGGCCCGCCTGCACCGGGTGGAGGAAGATGAGGCGGCCATGGACCCCGAGGTTTTAGTCCGTGCCATTGAGGCTCGTGAAGAAACACCCGTCAGTGAACTGCTGGAAACCACGACAACGCCAGAGGATGTAGATCTGGTAAAAACGCCGGGCGTCAGGGATGTCATTATTGACGTGCGCCACCCGGCAGAAGGCGAGCAGTCTCCGCTGCAACTCACGGGCAACGAGATTCTGACGATTCCGTTTTACGAACTGAGCCGGAAGATGCAGGAGCTCCCCGCCAACCGGCAATATTTGCTGTATTGCGACCGCGGCACCATGAGTCGCATGCATGCTGTAAATCTGAAGGCTGAAGGGCACGGAAACATCAAGGTTTACGCGCCCGGTTCATAA
- a CDS encoding ArsR/SmtB family transcription factor, with amino-acid sequence MIDACYTDALKAISDTNRLRLFWLLVHIDERICVAEAMDVLGETHYNVSRNLKILQKAGLLTAQKEGKWVFYTLNRVGSPFHMKLLAAVKSIPEQELDAEIRKCHLRLELREGGQCVVGPDSTEWADIIERQGLSESGDA; translated from the coding sequence ATGATAGATGCCTGTTATACCGATGCGTTAAAGGCTATTTCGGACACGAATCGCTTGCGGCTTTTCTGGCTGTTAGTGCATATCGACGAGCGAATTTGTGTTGCCGAAGCAATGGATGTTCTGGGCGAAACCCATTACAACGTTTCGCGGAACCTGAAGATTCTTCAAAAAGCGGGGCTGCTGACCGCACAGAAAGAAGGAAAGTGGGTTTTCTATACCCTTAATCGCGTAGGGTCTCCTTTCCATATGAAATTGCTGGCGGCGGTGAAAAGTATTCCCGAGCAGGAGTTGGACGCCGAAATCAGGAAATGCCACCTGCGTCTTGAGCTGCGTGAGGGCGGGCAATGTGTGGTCGGGCCGGACAGTACCGAATGGGCCGATATTATTGAACGCCAGGGCCTCAGCGAAAGCGGCGACGCATGA
- the arsB gene encoding ACR3 family arsenite efflux transporter: MNSKTNVTPVDSSSGGMGLFERYLSVWVGLAIAVGVALGQLAPSVPEILSRFEYAQVSIPIAILIWAMIFPMMAQIDFTSIVNVRKEPKGLLITTVVNWLVKPFTMFAIAWFFLKVVFEPLIAPQLANEYLAGAILLGAAPCTAMVFVWSYLTRGDAAYTLVQVSLNDIIMLFAFAPIVVFLLGISDIQVPWDTVILSVVLYIVIPLAAGYLTRRSLIASHGQQWYDDVFLKRLSPITPAALIITLVLLFAFQGEVILNNPLHIVLIAVPLIIQTFLIFFLAYGWARLWKVRHCIAAPGAMIGASNFFELAVAAAIALFGLQSGAALATVVGVLVEVPLMLVLVRIANNTRDKFLS, from the coding sequence ATGAACAGCAAGACCAATGTCACTCCCGTTGACAGCTCCTCCGGCGGAATGGGCCTGTTTGAGCGCTACCTGAGCGTTTGGGTGGGGCTGGCCATAGCTGTTGGCGTGGCTCTGGGCCAGCTGGCACCCTCGGTACCCGAAATACTCTCCCGCTTCGAATACGCTCAGGTATCCATCCCTATCGCGATTCTGATCTGGGCCATGATATTCCCGATGATGGCCCAGATTGATTTCACTTCCATCGTGAACGTGAGGAAAGAACCCAAAGGCCTGCTCATCACCACTGTGGTGAACTGGCTGGTCAAACCTTTCACCATGTTCGCCATCGCCTGGTTCTTCCTGAAGGTGGTGTTCGAGCCATTAATTGCACCGCAACTGGCAAACGAATACCTGGCTGGCGCCATCTTGTTAGGTGCTGCCCCCTGCACGGCCATGGTCTTTGTCTGGAGTTATCTGACCAGGGGGGACGCCGCCTATACCCTGGTACAGGTGTCCCTGAACGACATTATCATGCTGTTTGCCTTTGCGCCCATTGTGGTGTTTCTGCTCGGTATCTCCGACATTCAGGTTCCCTGGGATACGGTGATCCTGTCGGTGGTGTTGTACATAGTGATACCCTTGGCCGCCGGTTACCTGACCCGCCGCTCACTGATCGCCAGCCATGGTCAGCAATGGTATGACGACGTGTTCCTGAAACGCCTCAGCCCGATTACCCCGGCGGCACTGATTATCACATTGGTACTATTGTTTGCCTTCCAGGGCGAGGTGATCCTGAATAACCCTCTGCACATTGTGCTGATTGCAGTGCCGCTAATCATCCAGACCTTCCTGATCTTCTTCCTGGCTTACGGTTGGGCCCGGCTATGGAAAGTTCGCCACTGCATCGCAGCTCCCGGAGCCATGATCGGTGCCAGCAACTTCTTTGAGTTGGCAGTGGCGGCCGCTATTGCGCTGTTCGGCCTGCAGTCCGGTGCCGCACTGGCAACGGTGGTAGGAGTTCTGGTTGAAGTACCTTTAATGCTGGTTCTGGTACGCATTGCCAATAACACCCGGGATAAATTCCTGTCGTAG
- a CDS encoding histone deacetylase family protein, producing MKAFFHPAQDKHTPLTYFTRGQMRQPQEVPDRTSQMLEGLKKTGIPVLQPSDHGAGPISRVHDLGYLRFLESAHRRWKEMDDWGEEVMSNIFVRSPNHLTGVLAEAARYQSDGSSPIGEHTWHAAYWSAQTALGAADALMAGDRTAYAVCRPPGHHARKDSAGGFCYLNNAAIAAEHMKSRFPRLVILDTDMHHGQGIQEIFYDRSDVLYISIHGDPTNFYPVVTGFENERGEGEGYGYNINLPMPHGSSEEDFFGKLDEAMAAIRLFQPDALILTLGFDIYKDDPQAKVSVSSEGFSRLSTRMRQLGLPMLVVQEGGYDLDMLSENVQQFFKGLAG from the coding sequence ATGAAAGCATTTTTCCATCCCGCTCAAGACAAGCATACGCCCCTCACCTATTTTACCAGGGGCCAGATGCGCCAGCCTCAGGAGGTGCCAGATCGCACCAGTCAGATGCTGGAAGGCCTGAAAAAAACCGGCATCCCGGTACTGCAACCTTCTGATCACGGGGCAGGGCCGATTTCCAGAGTGCACGATCTGGGGTATCTGCGATTCCTTGAGTCAGCTCACCGCCGCTGGAAGGAAATGGACGACTGGGGTGAGGAAGTGATGTCCAATATTTTTGTCCGCTCTCCGAATCATCTGACGGGGGTTCTCGCAGAAGCTGCCCGATACCAGTCAGACGGCAGCAGCCCCATCGGAGAGCACACATGGCACGCAGCTTACTGGTCGGCCCAGACGGCCCTTGGTGCTGCTGATGCACTGATGGCAGGTGATCGCACTGCCTACGCTGTCTGCCGGCCCCCAGGTCATCACGCCCGCAAGGATTCAGCTGGCGGTTTCTGCTATCTCAATAATGCGGCTATTGCTGCCGAGCACATGAAATCCCGCTTTCCCCGACTGGTCATTCTGGATACAGACATGCACCACGGCCAGGGCATTCAGGAAATCTTCTACGACCGCAGCGATGTGCTCTATATCTCCATTCACGGCGACCCGACCAATTTCTATCCTGTCGTTACCGGGTTTGAAAATGAGCGCGGCGAAGGCGAAGGGTATGGTTACAACATCAACCTGCCAATGCCCCACGGTTCATCCGAAGAAGATTTTTTCGGGAAGCTTGATGAGGCCATGGCAGCTATCCGGCTTTTTCAGCCAGATGCACTGATTCTGACTCTGGGTTTCGATATTTATAAAGACGACCCCCAGGCCAAGGTATCGGTTTCCTCTGAAGGTTTCTCTCGCCTCAGCACCCGTATGCGTCAGCTAGGCTTGCCGATGCTGGTGGTTCAGGAAGGCGGCTACGATCTGGATATGCTGAGTGAGAACGTTCAGCAATTCTTCAAAGGACTGGCCGGCTGA
- a CDS encoding type 1 glutamine amidotransferase, translating into MLSSRNPGRWQGAQQRPARVGLLLCGDVHDALQSRFGDYTQCLVKRLRLDNPGAEIRTWRAWKGELPDDVRDADAYLVSGSPASVFDRERWIERLGRFIRGAHSAHRRLLGICFGHQMIHQALGGHVERAAGWGLGIYPVHLYQRIAGLPDSRPVALYAMHRDQVVTPAEGFELLGGSKFCPYYLMRHTGRVLTIQGHPEFTGDFFHQFLNVAEAKFDGKTLAQARRGMRDSDDGDVTCQLLNHFLLGINATGREAWEKSGRF; encoded by the coding sequence GTGTTGTCTTCTAGAAACCCTGGCCGCTGGCAAGGCGCACAACAACGGCCGGCTCGTGTCGGCCTGTTGTTGTGCGGAGATGTTCATGACGCCCTGCAATCGAGATTTGGTGACTACACCCAGTGTCTGGTCAAACGGCTCCGGCTCGACAACCCGGGAGCTGAAATCAGGACCTGGCGGGCATGGAAAGGTGAACTGCCAGATGACGTTCGGGACGCTGATGCCTATCTGGTAAGTGGCAGTCCTGCCAGCGTGTTTGACCGTGAACGCTGGATTGAGCGGCTGGGACGTTTCATTCGGGGCGCACATAGCGCGCACCGGCGACTGTTGGGGATCTGCTTCGGCCACCAGATGATTCATCAGGCTTTGGGAGGCCACGTTGAACGTGCTGCAGGCTGGGGGTTGGGAATCTACCCGGTACACCTGTACCAGCGGATAGCCGGGCTCCCCGATTCAAGGCCTGTTGCTCTCTACGCAATGCACCGTGACCAGGTCGTTACGCCGGCTGAGGGTTTTGAGCTTCTGGGCGGCAGTAAGTTCTGTCCTTATTACCTGATGCGTCATACAGGCAGGGTTCTGACCATTCAGGGACACCCGGAGTTTACGGGTGATTTTTTTCACCAGTTTCTGAATGTAGCCGAAGCCAAGTTCGATGGAAAAACACTGGCTCAGGCTCGCAGGGGAATGCGGGACTCTGACGATGGTGACGTAACCTGCCAGTTGCTGAATCATTTTTTACTGGGGATCAACGCGACGGGGAGGGAAGCGTGGGAAAAGTCAGGCAGGTTTTAG
- a CDS encoding permease → MDKNSWAVALDELLHVGGALVLIIAVVAVLTGIIREYIPQEKLQKKLARNEKRGPLVGALLGTLTPFCSASMVPVVMGMIEMRASMGMVFGFLISAPLCNFVVVGLIVAVFGWQVALVYLALTLGGAILAGYVIGWTPLKNAVRRIEEVPTSASGCGSTPASACSASAPVSACSAPAPAATACSATAMPSCSAEAMAIEPPSGQLDECIATACAPFTSTATVAHKERMKLAMRFAWALFKKIIPYVLIGAVISALSAAFLPAEIVEQYIGADSWYAIPVAAGIGVPLYLRIEMALPLLQVLIAKGMGMGAAMALLIGGTGASLPEIAIISSVLKPRAVVAFVITVITLAIVGGVVFSVVF, encoded by the coding sequence ATGGACAAGAATAGCTGGGCGGTCGCCCTGGATGAGTTACTGCATGTGGGCGGTGCTCTGGTTCTCATTATTGCCGTGGTTGCGGTTCTGACAGGCATCATCCGGGAATACATTCCCCAGGAAAAACTGCAGAAAAAACTGGCCAGGAATGAAAAGCGAGGCCCTCTGGTTGGCGCCTTACTGGGAACGCTCACACCATTTTGTAGTGCATCCATGGTGCCAGTGGTAATGGGGATGATCGAAATGCGGGCATCCATGGGCATGGTGTTCGGGTTTCTGATTTCCGCCCCTCTGTGTAATTTTGTTGTTGTTGGCCTTATTGTTGCGGTGTTTGGCTGGCAAGTGGCGCTTGTCTACCTGGCACTGACTCTGGGTGGCGCCATACTGGCGGGCTACGTCATTGGCTGGACGCCCTTGAAAAATGCCGTCCGCCGTATTGAGGAAGTTCCCACAAGCGCAAGCGGGTGTGGCAGCACGCCGGCCTCTGCCTGCTCAGCGTCAGCACCCGTATCCGCCTGTTCTGCCCCGGCTCCCGCCGCGACAGCGTGCAGCGCAACTGCCATGCCCAGCTGCAGTGCAGAGGCAATGGCAATAGAGCCGCCGTCAGGACAACTGGATGAATGTATAGCCACCGCCTGCGCCCCCTTCACCAGTACCGCCACCGTGGCGCACAAAGAACGAATGAAACTGGCTATGCGCTTCGCCTGGGCACTGTTCAAGAAAATTATTCCCTATGTATTGATTGGTGCCGTGATCAGCGCCCTGTCCGCAGCCTTTCTCCCTGCGGAAATCGTCGAGCAATACATTGGTGCAGACAGCTGGTACGCCATCCCCGTAGCTGCCGGCATTGGCGTGCCCCTGTATCTGCGTATCGAGATGGCTCTTCCCTTGCTGCAGGTGCTCATTGCCAAAGGTATGGGGATGGGGGCTGCCATGGCATTGCTGATCGGTGGGACAGGTGCCAGCTTGCCTGAAATCGCAATTATTTCTTCCGTGCTCAAGCCCAGAGCGGTGGTGGCTTTTGTGATTACCGTCATCACACTCGCCATCGTCGGTGGGGTTGTTTTCAGTGTTGTCTTCTAG
- the uvrD gene encoding DNA helicase II, with amino-acid sequence MDVSHIIDSLNDAQREAVTAQNDHLLVLAGAGSGKTRVLVHRIAWLMQVDRVPPTGILAVTFTNKAAKEMRYRIEEMMNIPSRGLWFGTFHGIAHRLLRAHWKDAGLPENFQVLDSDDQLRMVKRVMRESQIDESQFPPRQAQWFISSQKDEGLRADHIQENPGDHFTSTMLKVYRRYEQLCQQSGLVDFGELLLRSHELWLHRPEILSHYQQRFQHILVDEFQDTNTIQYAWLQVLASNRVPLTVVGDDDQSIYGWRGAKIENIQQYQRDFPNSRLVRLEQNYRSTQLILKAANSVIANNQGRLGKELWTDGAEGEPISLYAAFNEQDEANYIADSISAWVNEGNLRSESAILYRSNAQSRVLEESLMRQGIPYRVYGGLRFYDRQEIRNALAYLRLVHYRRDDAAFERVVNIPARGIGAKSMADLRAYASSQSISLWESAERLLEAGQVKGRAKTGLQAFIGIIEELSAMAEDASLQSLMKQTIEASGLKDYHASEKGEKAQARVENLEELVNALADFEVEPGVDPLSEFIAQAALDAGESQAGDHEDSVQLMTLHSAKGLEFPLVFLAGVEEGLFPHSMSLEEPGRMEEERRLAYVGITRAMKKLVITYAESRRLYGQEKFHALSRFVREIPGDCLQEVRLRNTVTRPAMLERPNEGLFSQDSAKQSGFSLGQRVRHPKFGEGIVLNAEGSGHHTRVQVNFDEGAKWLVLAYAPLEAC; translated from the coding sequence ATGGATGTCTCTCACATTATCGATTCCCTGAATGATGCCCAGCGTGAAGCGGTTACGGCCCAGAACGATCATTTGCTGGTGCTGGCCGGGGCCGGGAGCGGTAAAACCCGGGTTCTGGTGCACCGGATTGCCTGGCTGATGCAGGTAGATCGTGTCCCACCTACGGGAATTCTGGCGGTTACTTTTACCAACAAAGCCGCTAAAGAGATGCGTTACCGCATCGAAGAGATGATGAACATTCCAAGTCGGGGCCTCTGGTTTGGCACTTTCCATGGTATAGCCCACAGGTTGCTGAGAGCGCACTGGAAAGATGCCGGATTACCAGAGAACTTTCAGGTGCTGGACAGTGATGACCAACTGCGGATGGTCAAGAGGGTGATGCGGGAGTCACAGATTGATGAAAGCCAGTTCCCGCCCAGGCAGGCTCAGTGGTTTATCAGCAGTCAGAAAGATGAAGGCTTGAGGGCAGACCATATTCAGGAAAACCCTGGTGATCACTTTACGTCTACGATGCTGAAGGTGTATCGCCGTTATGAGCAGCTTTGTCAGCAGAGTGGCCTGGTTGATTTTGGTGAGCTGCTGCTCCGTTCCCATGAGTTATGGCTGCACCGTCCGGAAATACTGAGCCATTATCAGCAACGTTTTCAGCATATTCTGGTGGACGAGTTTCAGGACACCAATACCATTCAGTACGCCTGGCTGCAGGTGCTGGCCAGCAACCGGGTTCCGTTAACTGTGGTGGGAGACGATGACCAGTCCATATACGGCTGGCGTGGGGCAAAAATCGAGAATATCCAGCAATACCAGCGGGACTTCCCCAATTCCCGGCTTGTGCGGCTGGAGCAGAACTACCGTTCCACTCAGTTGATTCTGAAAGCTGCCAACTCAGTGATTGCCAACAACCAGGGCCGGCTGGGCAAGGAGCTCTGGACAGACGGTGCTGAAGGTGAACCCATCAGCCTCTATGCCGCGTTCAACGAGCAGGATGAGGCCAACTACATTGCCGACAGCATCTCGGCCTGGGTTAACGAAGGCAATCTGCGCAGCGAATCGGCCATTCTGTACCGCTCCAATGCTCAGTCCCGGGTACTTGAAGAGTCCCTGATGCGTCAGGGTATCCCGTACCGGGTATACGGAGGCCTGCGCTTTTACGACCGTCAGGAAATCCGTAATGCCCTGGCTTATCTGAGGCTGGTGCATTATCGCCGTGATGACGCAGCATTCGAACGAGTGGTGAACATACCGGCCCGGGGAATCGGGGCCAAGAGCATGGCGGACCTGCGAGCCTATGCCAGTAGCCAGAGCATATCCCTCTGGGAATCGGCGGAGCGGCTATTGGAAGCCGGACAGGTCAAGGGGCGGGCGAAAACCGGCTTGCAGGCGTTTATCGGCATCATTGAGGAATTATCGGCCATGGCCGAGGATGCATCGCTTCAAAGTCTTATGAAGCAGACCATTGAAGCCAGTGGTTTGAAGGATTACCACGCCAGTGAAAAAGGAGAGAAAGCCCAGGCCCGGGTTGAAAACCTTGAGGAGCTGGTTAATGCGCTGGCGGATTTTGAAGTAGAGCCTGGTGTTGACCCCCTCTCCGAGTTTATCGCCCAGGCGGCGCTGGATGCCGGTGAATCCCAGGCAGGGGATCATGAAGACAGTGTTCAGCTGATGACTCTGCATTCTGCAAAAGGCCTGGAGTTCCCGCTGGTGTTTCTGGCCGGTGTTGAAGAGGGGTTGTTCCCACACAGTATGTCCCTGGAAGAACCGGGGCGGATGGAGGAAGAGCGTCGGTTGGCCTACGTAGGCATCACCCGGGCCATGAAGAAGCTGGTGATTACTTATGCCGAGTCCCGCAGGCTATACGGTCAGGAGAAATTCCACGCTTTATCGAGGTTTGTACGGGAAATTCCTGGCGACTGCCTGCAGGAAGTGCGGTTACGTAATACGGTCACCCGTCCGGCAATGCTTGAGCGACCAAATGAAGGCCTGTTCAGCCAGGATTCCGCAAAACAGTCCGGTTTCAGTCTGGGCCAGCGGGTTCGGCATCCGAAATTCGGTGAAGGTATAGTTTTGAACGCCGAAGGCAGCGGGCACCATACGCGGGTGCAGGTGAACTTCGATGAAGGGGCCAAGTGGCTTGTTCTTGCGTATGCGCCTTTGGAGGCCTGCTAG
- a CDS encoding NAD-dependent succinate-semialdehyde dehydrogenase, producing the protein MIESPLLEKLTGYIGGRWTDNEQGRTFDVYNPATGKVIAQVASMSEGEVWAAVDAGKSALRLTSPYSIETRKKWLEDIRDALRANKDEVGRILCLEHGKPLNEAQGEVDYAAGFFDYCSKHIQALDAHTLPESPKDCSWTVHYRPIGVTGLITPWNFPIGMIAKKLSAALAAGCPSVIKPASETPLTMIALFKLMDKHVNLPEGMVNLVMGKASVIGKVLCESPDVPMLSFTGSTEVGRKLVVDTAEQIKKLALELGGNAPFIVFDDADLDAAADNLIANKFRGGGQTCVCANRIFVHEAVIDTFGKKLAERVNKMTVGDGIAGDVDLGPLINKAGFDKVKRHLEDALNKGASLVAGKQPGDLGEGHLFFPPTVISGVTRDMYCFREETFGPLVPMASFRTEAEVIDAGNDTEFGLASYVFTADVERAQRVAAGLRFGHVGWNTGTGPTPEAPFGGMKASGIGREGGHDGLFEFVEAQTVPRGF; encoded by the coding sequence ATGATCGAGTCACCATTGCTGGAGAAGCTGACTGGCTACATCGGCGGTCGCTGGACTGACAACGAACAGGGCCGCACCTTTGATGTTTATAACCCCGCAACGGGCAAGGTAATTGCACAGGTTGCCTCCATGTCTGAAGGCGAGGTCTGGGCTGCGGTCGATGCAGGTAAATCTGCACTGCGACTGACCAGCCCTTACTCTATCGAAACCCGTAAAAAGTGGCTTGAGGATATCCGTGATGCGCTCAGGGCGAACAAGGATGAAGTCGGCCGGATTCTATGCCTGGAGCATGGCAAGCCACTGAATGAAGCTCAGGGGGAGGTCGATTACGCTGCAGGATTTTTTGACTACTGTTCGAAACACATTCAGGCGCTGGACGCTCACACGCTTCCGGAAAGCCCCAAGGATTGCAGCTGGACCGTACATTACCGGCCAATCGGCGTTACCGGGTTGATCACACCCTGGAATTTCCCGATTGGCATGATTGCCAAAAAACTCTCAGCGGCTCTCGCGGCAGGCTGTCCTTCCGTGATCAAGCCGGCCAGCGAAACGCCGCTGACCATGATTGCTCTTTTCAAGCTGATGGATAAACACGTCAACCTGCCTGAGGGTATGGTAAATCTGGTGATGGGCAAGGCCAGTGTAATCGGTAAGGTTCTGTGTGAAAGCCCGGATGTGCCCATGTTGAGCTTTACCGGATCCACGGAAGTGGGCCGGAAACTGGTTGTGGATACTGCTGAGCAAATTAAGAAACTGGCTCTGGAACTGGGTGGAAACGCTCCGTTTATCGTGTTTGACGATGCGGATCTGGACGCCGCAGCCGACAATCTGATTGCCAATAAATTCCGTGGTGGCGGACAGACCTGCGTATGTGCCAACCGGATTTTTGTGCACGAGGCGGTTATAGATACCTTTGGTAAGAAACTCGCAGAACGCGTGAACAAAATGACCGTAGGCGATGGAATTGCCGGCGATGTGGATCTTGGCCCCCTGATTAACAAGGCGGGATTCGACAAGGTGAAGCGTCATCTGGAAGATGCGCTCAACAAGGGAGCTTCACTGGTTGCTGGCAAACAGCCAGGCGATCTGGGTGAAGGGCACCTGTTCTTCCCGCCGACGGTTATTTCTGGCGTAACGCGGGATATGTACTGCTTCCGGGAAGAAACCTTCGGGCCCTTGGTGCCTATGGCAAGCTTCCGGACTGAGGCCGAAGTCATTGACGCTGGCAACGATACCGAGTTTGGCTTGGCTTCCTATGTGTTTACCGCTGATGTGGAGCGAGCTCAGAGAGTCGCCGCCGGTCTGCGATTTGGCCATGTGGGCTGGAATACCGGCACAGGGCCAACGCCGGAGGCCCCGTTTGGCGGCATGAAGGCTTCGGGAATCGGCCGTGAAGGCGGGCATGACGGTCTGTTTGAATTTGTTGAAGCGCAGACTGTGCCCCGCGGATTCTGA
- a CDS encoding undecaprenyl-diphosphate phosphatase has translation MDFYQALFLGLLQGLTEFLPISSSAHLILTPAFFGWTDQGVGFDLSVHIGTLLAVVLYFRRDVFSIARDGLISAARRKIIGQGALAWYLVIGTIPAGLAGLALLDMIDNELRAVEVIFFTTLIFGLLLGIADWLPKRQRAMDTLNWKDAVLVGIAQAMALVPGTSRSGVTITAGLFLGMSRETASRFSFLLAIPIIVLASGVKLLEVATSDIIVDWNGFLIGGVTSFLMAITAIHFFLKWLNKVGMWPYVIYRIALAGVIYAVLM, from the coding sequence ATGGATTTCTATCAGGCCCTTTTCCTTGGCCTCCTTCAGGGATTGACCGAATTTCTACCCATCTCCAGCTCTGCCCACCTGATTCTGACCCCGGCGTTTTTTGGCTGGACTGATCAGGGTGTAGGCTTTGACCTTTCGGTGCACATTGGAACCCTGCTGGCGGTTGTATTGTATTTCCGCCGTGATGTTTTCAGCATAGCCCGAGACGGTCTGATCTCCGCTGCCCGGCGCAAAATCATCGGTCAGGGCGCACTGGCCTGGTACCTGGTCATAGGCACCATCCCCGCCGGCCTTGCTGGCCTCGCGCTACTGGACATGATCGACAACGAACTGCGGGCAGTAGAAGTCATTTTCTTCACAACCCTGATTTTCGGCTTACTCCTGGGTATTGCAGACTGGCTACCCAAACGCCAACGCGCCATGGATACCCTTAACTGGAAAGATGCTGTGCTGGTCGGCATCGCCCAGGCCATGGCCCTGGTACCCGGCACTTCCCGTTCCGGCGTTACCATCACCGCCGGTCTGTTCCTTGGCATGAGTCGTGAAACCGCGTCCCGGTTCTCGTTCTTGCTGGCCATCCCCATCATCGTACTGGCATCGGGAGTAAAATTACTGGAAGTCGCAACGTCAGACATCATTGTCGACTGGAATGGTTTTCTGATTGGCGGGGTAACATCATTCCTGATGGCCATTACAGCTATCCACTTCTTCCTGAAGTGGCTTAACAAGGTGGGCATGTGGCCTTATGTTATCTACCGCATTGCTCTGGCCGGGGTTATTTACGCAGTTCTGATGTGA